In Topomyia yanbarensis strain Yona2022 chromosome 2, ASM3024719v1, whole genome shotgun sequence, one DNA window encodes the following:
- the LOC131681804 gene encoding small ribosomal subunit protein uS7-like, with protein sequence MSEVEAFESFEGDNVQPPVFDQAPVVQPAELPDNRLFGRWSSNDIHISDISVSDYIAVKEKHAKYLPHSAGRYAAKRSRKAQCPIVERLTNSLVMKGRNNGKKLKAVRIVRHAFEIMHLLTGKNPLQIVVQAIINSGPREDSTRIGRAGTVRRQAVDVSPLRRVNQVIWLLCTGAREAAFCNIKTIAECLADELINAAKGSSNSYAIKKKDELERVAKSNR encoded by the coding sequence ATGTCGGAGGTCGAAGCGTTTGAAAGTTTTGAGGGCGACAATGTCCAGCCCCCGGTATTCGATCAAGCACCGGTCGTCCAGCCAGCGGAACTCCCGGACAATAGGCTATTCGGACGCTGGAGTAGCAATGATATCCACATTTCGGACATTTCCGTATCGGATTACATCGCAGTGAAGGAGAAGCACGCCAAATATCTTCCCCattcggctggtcggtatgccgcTAAACGGTCCCGCAAGGCACAGTGCCCAATTGTTGAGCGTCTCACCAATTCGTTGGTGATGAAGGGACGCAACAACGGTAAAAAACTGAAAGCTGTCCGAATCGTGCGCCATGCGTTTGAAATTATGCATCTGCTAACCGGCAAAAATCCGCTGCAGATTGTGGTGCAGGCCATAATCAACTCGGGGCCACGTGAAGATTCGACCCGTATTGGTCGTGCCGGTACTGTGCGTCGTCAGGCCGTTGATGTTTCCCCACTGCGGCGCGTGAACCAGGTTATCTGGCTTCTGTGTACCGGTGCTCGTGAGGCTGCTTTCTGCAACATCAAGACTATTGCCGAATGCTTGGCTGATGAGTTGATTAACGCTGCTAAGGGTTCCTCTAACTCGTACGCCATCAAGAAGAAGGACGAACTGGAACGTGTCGCCAAGTCTAACCGATAA